A genomic stretch from Coffea arabica cultivar ET-39 chromosome 10c, Coffea Arabica ET-39 HiFi, whole genome shotgun sequence includes:
- the LOC140015990 gene encoding non-functional pseudokinase ZED1-like codes for MRCFTTKELQRALRNVSGQGRRICFCKMFTGNLEERPVLIRCFTGIATCLVWHLAPTNVVIRDIVVTSQMSHLKNVLHLIGCCLESAFPVMVYEYAPGTKFLDECLCRRIYGKALSWKCRVKIAKDIASVLLYLHTSFRTPIIFRDLTPSNVLIDPSGVAKLFDFTFSVFLPPGEVQVKDHGGSQGGHLDPQHKISGLVTEKTDVYSFGVLMLALFTGETDAMKHREGTRERIHIRDYVKDFLVTHQVKEIADPRMLEDEGNNKDEMEQQLLDFLDLALRCTEYEGMNRPDMIDVAKELRQMEKSVRNT; via the coding sequence ATGAGATGCTTCACTACCAAAGAACTCCAGAGGGCACTTCGAAATGTTTCTGGACAAGGCCGTCGAATTTGTTTTTGCAAGATGTTCACAGGTAATTTAGAAGAACGCCCTGTTTTGATCAGATGTTTTACCGGTATAGCAACATGTCTTGTCTGGCACTTAGCCCCAACCAATGTAGTAATTCGTGACATAGTCGTCACTTCACAAATGAGCCACCTCAAGAATGTGTTACATCTAATTGGCTGCTGTTTAGAATCCGCCTTTCCAGTTATGGTGTATGAATATGCTCCCGGAACTAAATTTCTTGATGAATGTCTCTGCCGGCGCATTTATGGTAAAGCTCTATCATGGAAATGCAGAGTTAAGATCGCAAAAGATATTGCCAGTGTCTTGCTTTATCTTCATACCTCATTTCGTACGCCTATAATTTTTAGGGATTTAACCCCTTCTAACGTGTTGATAGACCCTTCTGGTGTTGCTAAATTGTTTGACTTCACATTCTCTGTATTCCTTCCCCCTGGAGAGGTTCAAGTGAAAGATCATGGTGGAAGCCAAGGTGGACATCTGGACCCTCAACACAAGATTTCAGGTCTTGTTACTGAGAAGACTGATGTTTACAGCTTTGGCGTGCTAATGCTCGCGCTCTTTACTGGAGAAACAGATGCAATGAAGCATCGCGAAGGAACAAGAGAGCGAATTCATATCCGGGATTATGTTAAAGACTTCCTTGTGACTCACCAAGTCAAAGAAATTGCTGATCCGAGAATGTTGGAAGATGAAGGGAACAATAAGGATGAGATGGAGCAGCAGTTGCTCGATTTTCTTGATCTTGCTTTGAGATGCACAGAATATGAGGGAATGAATAGGCCAGATATGATTGATGTTGCAAAAGAGCTGCGCCAGATGGAGAAGTCTGTTCGCAATACTTAG